In the genome of Flexistipes sinusarabici DSM 4947, one region contains:
- the trhA gene encoding PAQR family membrane homeostasis protein TrhA → MIRKLREPMNGLTHFVPAVLSVAGIVILLVKAIELSDPYRIVSYSIFGAGLFALYLMSTLYHWLPASFEKVRLLRRLDHMMIFVLIAATYTPICLIPLRGGWGVESFRNGVGTCCYRDIPENFLDECSQVAVDRPLSGYGLDSFGCSVADD, encoded by the coding sequence ATGATAAGAAAATTACGTGAACCCATGAACGGGTTGACCCATTTTGTTCCGGCTGTGCTTTCTGTAGCAGGTATAGTGATTTTGCTTGTAAAAGCAATTGAGTTATCCGATCCGTACAGAATTGTTTCATATTCCATATTTGGTGCAGGCTTGTTTGCGCTTTATCTTATGAGTACGCTTTATCACTGGCTTCCTGCAAGTTTTGAAAAGGTCAGACTGTTAAGACGTCTGGATCATATGATGATTTTCGTTCTTATTGCAGCCACGTATACTCCCATATGTTTGATACCCCTTCGCGGCGGCTGGGGGGTGGAGTCTTTTCGGAACGGTGTGGGGACTTGCTGTTATAGGGATATTCCTGAAAATTTTCTGGATGAATGCTCCCAGGTGGCTGTCGACAGGCCTTTATCTGGGTATGGGCTGGATAGCTTTGGTTGCTCTGTGGCCGATGATTAA
- the ispD gene encoding 2-C-methyl-D-erythritol 4-phosphate cytidylyltransferase, with the protein MNKSISAIIPAGGIGKRFTVEGKKQFFRLNGRPIIYYTLAALIEAYDFDQVIIGAAPEDFPELASICESLNINNYFFSEKGEERSNTVYNALEYCSTDYVLIHDSVRPCVDKEVVYNTIQRVFEKDAVICGVRPSDTVKLLEDSKILHTLEREKLLLTHTPQCFSKKLILEGLRYVFQNGLSVTDDSSAVELLGHSVEVIPSNPENIKITKYSDIYFLKEYLSNRFVD; encoded by the coding sequence ATGAATAAAAGCATTTCGGCAATTATTCCGGCGGGTGGAATCGGTAAACGTTTTACTGTTGAAGGAAAAAAACAGTTTTTTAGATTAAACGGCAGGCCGATAATATACTATACTCTTGCAGCCCTGATTGAAGCATATGACTTTGACCAAGTTATTATAGGTGCTGCACCCGAAGATTTTCCAGAGCTTGCAAGTATCTGTGAGTCATTAAATATCAATAACTATTTCTTTTCTGAGAAAGGAGAGGAGAGGAGCAACACCGTTTATAATGCATTGGAATACTGCAGTACTGATTATGTGCTCATACATGATTCCGTTAGACCCTGCGTTGATAAAGAAGTGGTGTATAATACGATTCAGAGAGTTTTTGAGAAAGATGCAGTTATATGCGGTGTGAGGCCTTCTGATACTGTTAAGCTTTTAGAGGACAGTAAAATATTACACACACTGGAACGTGAAAAACTTCTGCTGACTCATACGCCTCAGTGTTTTTCAAAAAAATTGATACTGGAAGGACTCAGATATGTTTTTCAAAATGGTTTGTCAGTAACGGATGATTCCTCAGCTGTGGAATTACTGGGTCATTCAGTGGAAGTTATTCCATCTAATCCGGAAAATATAAAAATAACAAAATATTCAGATATCTATTTTCTTAAAGAATATTTAAGCAACAGATTTGTTGATTAG
- a CDS encoding IS110 family transposase, whose protein sequence is MKSYEKVVGIDVSKETLSISLYDGKSHISYETRNTVKSFFNDFVKKEKGIDFSKVLFMLENTGVYHLRLATHLSKECGYIVSVANPLVIKRYSQMNLKRAKTDKADARLIAEYGYINGDDWLFSPRDIDYYKIDMKLKAVEDFHKQINMLSNQIEAIEYLPFKDNSTLNAYKKLIENFKKEIKKIEKELDILLREKYVEEYKLLSSIPGVGLKLTGVILGKLNGFANFDRGKDVTSFVGICPSIYQSGTSVNGRGKISKKGNGYMRTILYLCSLSACKYNKSCAELYERLVAKGKPKKVALIAVANKLIRQAFGVLKSGKPYDPDHAKNLTLVAKNA, encoded by the coding sequence ATGAAGAGCTATGAAAAAGTAGTGGGAATTGATGTATCCAAGGAAACGTTGTCAATCAGCTTATATGATGGCAAGAGTCACATAAGCTATGAGACAAGAAACACGGTAAAATCATTTTTTAATGATTTTGTTAAGAAGGAGAAGGGAATAGATTTTTCCAAAGTTCTTTTTATGCTGGAAAATACGGGAGTATACCATTTAAGATTAGCAACCCATTTGAGCAAGGAATGTGGTTATATTGTAAGTGTAGCGAATCCTCTTGTAATAAAGAGGTACTCACAGATGAATTTAAAACGTGCAAAGACAGACAAAGCCGATGCCCGTTTGATAGCGGAGTATGGTTATATTAACGGAGATGATTGGCTATTTTCTCCCCGGGATATAGACTATTATAAGATAGATATGAAACTTAAAGCGGTGGAAGATTTTCATAAGCAGATAAATATGTTGAGTAACCAGATTGAAGCGATTGAATATTTACCTTTCAAAGACAATAGCACACTAAATGCTTATAAAAAACTTATAGAGAATTTTAAGAAAGAGATAAAAAAGATAGAAAAAGAATTAGACATATTGCTGCGGGAGAAGTATGTCGAAGAGTATAAATTGCTTTCGAGTATTCCTGGAGTTGGGTTAAAGCTGACAGGAGTGATTTTGGGCAAATTAAACGGTTTTGCAAATTTTGATAGAGGTAAGGATGTAACGAGTTTTGTGGGTATATGTCCCAGTATTTACCAGTCAGGGACATCGGTCAATGGCAGAGGTAAAATATCGAAGAAGGGCAACGGCTATATGCGGACGATACTGTATTTATGCTCACTTTCAGCTTGCAAGTATAATAAATCATGCGCAGAATTATATGAGAGACTTGTAGCTAAAGGTAAGCCTAAAAAGGTTGCCTTAATAGCAGTAGCGAACAAGTTGATAAGGCAGGCATTTGGTGTATTGAAAAGTGGCAAACCGTATGATCCGGATCATGCAAAAAATTTAACTTTGGTTGCAAAAAATGCTTGA
- a CDS encoding PIN/TRAM domain-containing protein: MWLFRIIYSIIIFAVFIFFRDTLNIDIYYATTYAIGIVLAINLVETLIVDLKSMKVASGFIGGLLFLLIAYFVTSALGAFINEAFKMAFYFVFAYLGIFIGYRNYNLLENLINKMYKKQTKGKYQEIPKVIDTSTLIDGRIADIVDTDLLEGKLVIPVFVLKELQNIADSHDHLRRQKGRRGLNVLKRLQEQKHIPVEVSNEDFTDIGSVDEKLVALAKNLDGKIITTDYNLLKVAEIQNVKVLNINSLALALRQTVLPGEELTITILKEGKEHSQGVGYLEDGTMVVVEHGKNHIGEQLTVEVTSLLQTDSGRIIFSKIK, from the coding sequence ATGTGGCTTTTTAGAATTATTTACTCTATTATTATTTTTGCTGTTTTTATATTTTTTCGTGATACTCTCAATATCGATATCTATTATGCAACAACCTATGCTATTGGTATAGTTCTGGCAATAAACCTTGTGGAAACACTGATTGTTGACCTTAAGAGTATGAAGGTGGCATCAGGTTTTATCGGGGGGCTTCTGTTTTTATTAATCGCTTATTTTGTCACATCTGCTCTTGGAGCTTTTATTAACGAAGCTTTTAAGATGGCTTTTTATTTTGTATTTGCATATCTCGGTATTTTTATTGGCTACCGTAACTATAACCTCTTGGAAAATCTGATTAATAAGATGTATAAAAAGCAGACAAAGGGAAAATATCAGGAAATTCCCAAAGTGATAGACACTTCCACATTAATTGACGGAAGGATTGCAGATATTGTGGATACTGATCTTCTGGAAGGAAAACTTGTAATCCCCGTGTTTGTCCTGAAAGAGCTGCAAAATATAGCGGACTCTCACGATCATTTGAGAAGGCAGAAGGGCAGACGGGGGCTTAATGTGCTGAAAAGACTTCAGGAGCAGAAGCATATTCCGGTGGAAGTTTCCAATGAGGATTTTACTGATATTGGTTCGGTGGATGAGAAACTTGTTGCCCTTGCTAAAAATCTGGACGGTAAAATAATAACGACGGACTATAATCTGCTGAAGGTTGCAGAAATACAGAATGTTAAAGTTTTGAACATCAACAGCCTTGCCCTTGCTTTGCGGCAGACTGTTCTTCCCGGTGAGGAGCTTACAATCACTATTCTTAAAGAAGGAAAAGAACATTCTCAGGGTGTGGGATATCTTGAAGACGGTACAATGGTTGTTGTGGAGCATGGCAAAAATCATATTGGCGAGCAGCTAACTGTTGAGGTGACAAGTCTGCTGCAAACGGACTCGGGACGTATAATATTCAGTAAAATCAAATAA
- the trhA gene encoding PAQR family membrane homeostasis protein TrhA — protein MFWMNAPRWLSTGLYLGMGWIALVALWPMINNMSLQALLLLLAGGIFYSLGAVIYALKKPVLVPNILGFHEIFHIFVALGSFMHFLVIYNI, from the coding sequence ATTTTCTGGATGAATGCTCCCAGGTGGCTGTCGACAGGCCTTTATCTGGGTATGGGCTGGATAGCTTTGGTTGCTCTGTGGCCGATGATTAACAATATGTCATTACAGGCACTGCTTCTCCTGCTTGCCGGCGGCATATTCTATTCCCTTGGGGCTGTAATTTATGCTTTAAAAAAACCTGTTTTAGTGCCTAACATTTTAGGTTTTCATGAGATATTTCATATTTTTGTGGCTCTGGGAAGCTTTATGCACTTTTTAGTCATCTACAATATTTAA
- a CDS encoding IS1634 family transposase — MFIRSYITNNKKTGKKYTAYKLVESYRTPKGPRQRIVMDMGDLSHIPPMQLKELANRIEQLLDGYEEPVFKPDEETEELAHTYAKKAKLNMITASSKQPESKENSYEPEYEQVDVSSIEVSEPRSIGGEYICNESFKELGIGDMLKSLGFTESEIDISRALIIGRMLNPGSELNTYEWLKEKSGLFELLGINYHRKSLRQFYRVSEKLFKYSEEIEKKLFEYEQQLFNFENKILLYDLTNTHFEGIQKNNKKAKRGKSKQKRSDCPLVTLGVVLNEEGFPICSKIYEGNQSETKTLIDIVTDLSSQVNLQVKPTVVIDAGIASEENLGYIKDSGYNYIAVSRKKDTALDYSDGEDIRIKNDSYSVKGKLNIVDGESFLCVSSEMREIKEGGIKDRFRQRFEEGLENIRSSLFKKNGVKRYEKVLERIGRLKSKCSKVSGYYDIDVVKKEDSGNAADIRWRVDEEKLSGTLDGHYVIRTNFTDLSEQEIWDIYVMLNDVESTFRTLKSELGLRPVYHSKESAVEGHLFISVLAYHLVHNLRRKLKSEGIHYSWRTVRKKLSNHMRMTVSMNTEENARIMQRVTSKTEEHQKSIYKALGYSSKILRNKKVCSE; from the coding sequence ATGTTTATAAGATCATACATAACCAATAATAAAAAGACCGGAAAAAAGTATACTGCCTATAAGCTGGTGGAATCATACCGTACTCCCAAGGGTCCCAGACAACGTATTGTTATGGACATGGGAGATCTGTCTCATATTCCTCCCATGCAGTTAAAAGAACTTGCAAACCGTATAGAGCAATTGCTTGACGGTTATGAGGAACCTGTATTCAAGCCTGATGAGGAGACGGAAGAGCTTGCCCATACTTATGCAAAGAAAGCAAAATTGAATATGATCACAGCGTCTTCAAAGCAACCTGAATCAAAGGAGAATTCTTATGAGCCGGAATACGAGCAAGTGGATGTATCCAGTATAGAAGTATCAGAGCCCCGGAGCATAGGCGGAGAGTATATATGCAATGAATCATTTAAAGAGCTTGGTATAGGAGATATGCTGAAATCTCTTGGTTTCACGGAATCCGAGATAGATATATCCAGGGCTTTAATAATAGGTCGGATGCTTAATCCGGGCAGTGAACTTAATACGTATGAATGGTTAAAGGAGAAGTCGGGTTTATTTGAATTACTTGGAATAAATTATCACAGGAAATCGCTGAGGCAGTTTTACCGTGTATCGGAAAAGCTTTTTAAGTATTCAGAAGAGATAGAGAAAAAACTTTTTGAGTATGAACAGCAGTTGTTTAACTTTGAAAATAAGATTTTGCTTTATGATCTTACGAACACACATTTTGAAGGTATCCAGAAAAATAACAAAAAGGCTAAGCGTGGTAAATCAAAGCAGAAGCGTTCAGATTGCCCCCTTGTGACACTGGGAGTAGTGTTGAATGAGGAAGGTTTTCCGATATGCAGCAAGATATATGAGGGCAATCAATCAGAAACGAAGACGTTAATTGATATAGTAACGGATTTATCATCACAGGTTAATTTACAGGTAAAGCCTACAGTAGTAATAGATGCCGGAATAGCTTCGGAGGAGAATTTAGGGTATATAAAGGATTCCGGGTATAATTATATTGCAGTCTCCAGGAAGAAGGATACAGCCCTTGATTATTCAGACGGAGAGGATATCAGGATAAAGAATGATTCTTATAGTGTGAAAGGCAAATTGAATATTGTAGATGGTGAGAGTTTTTTATGTGTAAGCAGTGAGATGCGGGAGATTAAAGAGGGTGGTATTAAAGACAGGTTTAGGCAGAGATTTGAAGAAGGTCTTGAGAATATACGGTCTTCATTATTCAAGAAGAATGGTGTTAAGCGTTATGAGAAGGTTCTTGAGCGTATTGGCAGACTTAAGAGTAAATGCAGCAAGGTATCGGGATATTATGATATAGACGTTGTGAAAAAAGAAGATTCTGGCAATGCAGCAGATATACGCTGGAGAGTTGATGAGGAGAAACTTTCCGGTACACTTGACGGCCACTATGTAATCCGGACAAATTTCACTGACTTAAGTGAGCAGGAGATATGGGATATATATGTAATGCTTAATGATGTGGAATCCACATTCAGGACATTGAAGAGTGAATTGGGTTTAAGGCCTGTATATCACAGCAAGGAATCAGCTGTGGAGGGTCATCTTTTTATAAGTGTTTTGGCGTATCATTTGGTTCATAATCTTAGGAGGAAGTTGAAATCAGAGGGTATACATTACAGTTGGCGTACAGTTCGTAAAAAACTTTCTAATCATATGCGGATGACGGTTTCGATGAATACGGAGGAAAATGCAAGGATAATGCAGAGGGTGACTTCTAAGACTGAAGAACACCAAAAGTCAATTTATAAGGCCTTGGGGTATTCAAGCAAAATTTTACGAAATAAAAAAGTCTGTAGTGAATAA
- a CDS encoding NAD(P)H-dependent flavin oxidoreductase has product MLNNKLTKTLGIKYPIIQGGMMWISNAELAANVSEAGGLGIITALSFDSPEKLADELDKARLITDKPLGVNLTFLPTLNPVDYDSYIDVIIEKNIKIIETAGRNPEKYISRLKGNCASIIHKCTSVRHAVKAEKIGCDFVSIDGFECAGHPGEDDVTSLILIPKAADSINIPVIASGGFADGRGLAAALCLGASGVNMGTRFMLTRESPVHENLKKHLLSLNETDTILVERSLKNTLRAIRNSQAQKIIKMEERNATLQEMAPLLSGKNGKKAIETGDFENALIACGQCIGLINNIPSVKDMVQSIVEESTEIIKKLNIVDD; this is encoded by the coding sequence ATGCTAAACAATAAGCTAACAAAAACATTGGGAATTAAATATCCAATAATCCAGGGCGGCATGATGTGGATATCAAATGCAGAGTTGGCAGCGAATGTTTCAGAGGCCGGCGGGCTCGGAATAATTACGGCACTCTCTTTTGACTCCCCCGAAAAACTTGCTGATGAGTTAGACAAAGCCCGCTTAATAACCGACAAACCTCTGGGGGTTAATCTGACATTCTTGCCCACATTGAACCCCGTTGATTATGACAGCTATATTGACGTAATCATTGAAAAGAATATTAAAATTATAGAAACTGCCGGACGCAACCCTGAAAAATATATAAGCCGTTTAAAAGGGAATTGTGCTTCAATCATTCATAAATGCACATCCGTTAGACATGCAGTAAAAGCCGAAAAGATAGGATGTGATTTTGTGAGCATTGACGGTTTTGAATGTGCTGGTCACCCCGGAGAAGATGATGTAACATCGCTTATCCTCATTCCCAAAGCAGCGGACAGTATAAACATCCCGGTAATCGCCTCAGGTGGTTTTGCAGACGGACGTGGTTTGGCAGCCGCCCTCTGTCTCGGGGCATCAGGAGTAAATATGGGAACAAGGTTCATGCTTACACGCGAATCCCCTGTACATGAAAATCTGAAAAAACACCTGCTATCATTAAACGAAACCGACACCATTCTTGTGGAGCGCTCACTCAAAAATACACTAAGGGCAATCCGAAACAGCCAAGCCCAGAAAATAATTAAAATGGAAGAAAGAAACGCCACACTGCAGGAAATGGCACCCCTTTTGAGCGGTAAAAACGGTAAAAAAGCAATTGAAACCGGAGATTTTGAAAATGCTCTGATAGCCTGTGGACAATGTATAGGTCTTATTAACAACATCCCGTCTGTAAAAGATATGGTGCAAAGCATAGTAGAAGAATCAACGGAAATAATTAAAAAATTAAATATTGTAGATGACTAA